A genomic window from Phoenix dactylifera cultivar Barhee BC4 chromosome 7, palm_55x_up_171113_PBpolish2nd_filt_p, whole genome shotgun sequence includes:
- the LOC103698609 gene encoding serine/threonine-protein kinase CDG1-like isoform X2, producing the protein MSGHLAAALGGAAGAVALVGIVVIFVWYCLLRNRGVSRTSETNSSEPSLQGQSIELPFRGGVSYPPDFQGARCFKLEELSVATKNFSNINLIGYGMFGEVYKGLLHDGMVAIKRRPSAPSQEFIEEVHFLSSIRHRNLVSLLGYCQENNMQMLIYEYIPNGSVSTHLYGSGQVASARLEFKHRLSIAHGAAKGLGVLHSLNPPLVHTNFKTANVLVDEDFIPKVADAGLRSLLDRIDEAGPSSRMTTDDPFLDPEVKESGRFSVRSDVYSFGVFLLELVSGREARSDQSIIELVLRNFMKALQAL; encoded by the exons ATGTCAGGGCATCTTGCAGCAGCTCTTGGAGGTGCTGCAGGAGCCGTGGCATTGGTTGGGATAGTGGTTATTTTTGTATGGTACTGCCTATTGCGTAACAGGGGTGTCTCGAGAACTTCAGAGACGAATTCATCAGAACCATCTCTACAAG GACAAAGTATTGAATTGCCTTTCCGTGGAGGTGTCTCTTACCCACCAGACTTTCAAGGAGCAAGATGTTTTAAACTGGAGGAATTAAGTGTGGCTACAAAGAATTTCAGCAATATCAATCTTATCGGTTATGGAATGTTTGGAGAAGTCTACAAGGGTTTGCTTCATGATGGGATGGTTGCTATTAAGAGAAGGCCATCTGCTCCAAGTCAGGAATTTATTGAAGAG GTACATTTCCTATCATCTATTCGGCATAGGAATCTTGTGAGTCTTTTGGGTTACTGCCAGGAAAATAACATGCAAATGCTCATCTATGAGTATATACCAAATGGCAGTGTTTCCACTCACTTATATG GTTCTGGTCAGGTGGCAAGCGCCAGGCTAGAATTCAAGCACAGGCTCTCGATAGCCCATGGGGCAGCTAAAG GTCTGGGTGTTCTGCATTCTCTGAATCCTCCTCTGGTACATACGAACTTCAAAACAGCAAATGTGCTTGTAGATGAGGATTTCATACCAAAAGTTGCAGATGCTGGGCTTCGAAGCTTGCTTGATCGAATTGATGAAGCTGGTCCATCTTCCCGAATGACAACAGATGATCCTTTCCTTGATCCTGA GGTCAAGGAATCTGGAAGATTTTCTGTAAGGAGTGATGTATATAGTTTCGGAGTGTTTCTTCTGGAGTTAGTAAGCGGGCGGGAAGCTAGATCTGACCAAAGTATCATCGAATTG GTACTTAGGAATTTCATGAAGGCACTTCAAGCACTCTAG
- the LOC103698609 gene encoding probable serine/threonine-protein kinase PBL21 isoform X1: MSGHLAAALGGAAGAVALVGIVVIFVWYCLLRNRGVSRTSETNSSEPSLQGQSIELPFRGGVSYPPDFQGARCFKLEELSVATKNFSNINLIGYGMFGEVYKGLLHDGMVAIKRRPSAPSQEFIEEVHFLSSIRHRNLVSLLGYCQENNMQMLIYEYIPNGSVSTHLYGSGQVASARLEFKHRLSIAHGAAKGLGVLHSLNPPLVHTNFKTANVLVDEDFIPKVADAGLRSLLDRIDEAGPSSRMTTDDPFLDPEVKESGRFSVRSDVYSFGVFLLELVSGREARSDQSIIELAQKYQEPSNISTLVDQRMGSSFTSEGMREFLRLIAWCVNPSSQRRPPMNYVELELDRIHEKEMSLTTIMPEGSTTVTLGSQLFTTT, from the exons ATGTCAGGGCATCTTGCAGCAGCTCTTGGAGGTGCTGCAGGAGCCGTGGCATTGGTTGGGATAGTGGTTATTTTTGTATGGTACTGCCTATTGCGTAACAGGGGTGTCTCGAGAACTTCAGAGACGAATTCATCAGAACCATCTCTACAAG GACAAAGTATTGAATTGCCTTTCCGTGGAGGTGTCTCTTACCCACCAGACTTTCAAGGAGCAAGATGTTTTAAACTGGAGGAATTAAGTGTGGCTACAAAGAATTTCAGCAATATCAATCTTATCGGTTATGGAATGTTTGGAGAAGTCTACAAGGGTTTGCTTCATGATGGGATGGTTGCTATTAAGAGAAGGCCATCTGCTCCAAGTCAGGAATTTATTGAAGAG GTACATTTCCTATCATCTATTCGGCATAGGAATCTTGTGAGTCTTTTGGGTTACTGCCAGGAAAATAACATGCAAATGCTCATCTATGAGTATATACCAAATGGCAGTGTTTCCACTCACTTATATG GTTCTGGTCAGGTGGCAAGCGCCAGGCTAGAATTCAAGCACAGGCTCTCGATAGCCCATGGGGCAGCTAAAG GTCTGGGTGTTCTGCATTCTCTGAATCCTCCTCTGGTACATACGAACTTCAAAACAGCAAATGTGCTTGTAGATGAGGATTTCATACCAAAAGTTGCAGATGCTGGGCTTCGAAGCTTGCTTGATCGAATTGATGAAGCTGGTCCATCTTCCCGAATGACAACAGATGATCCTTTCCTTGATCCTGA GGTCAAGGAATCTGGAAGATTTTCTGTAAGGAGTGATGTATATAGTTTCGGAGTGTTTCTTCTGGAGTTAGTAAGCGGGCGGGAAGCTAGATCTGACCAAAGTATCATCGAATTG GCACAAAAATATCAGGAGCCAAGTAATATTTCTACCCTTGTCGATCAGAGAATGGGCAGCAGTTTTACCTCTGAAGGAATGAGGGAGTTCCTGCGGCTAATAGCTTGGTGTGTGAACCCATCTAGCCAGAGACGTCCACCCATGAATTATGTGGAGTTGGAACTCGACCGGATACATGAGAAAGAAATGAGCCTGACCACCATAATGCCTGAAGGCAGTACAACTGTGACTCTTGGAAGCCAGCTGTTTACTACAACATAA